A window of the Microvirga terrae genome harbors these coding sequences:
- a CDS encoding TerB family tellurite resistance protein: protein MIQSIWGKLGGAGIGLALGGPIGALLGGVAGHVLIDREGAPFGKPPRDVLFTMGLVALAAKMAKADGVVVDVEVRAFEQIVDVPESEHDNVERLFNLAMQTSDGFESYARQIGDAFKDEPALLEDVLDGLFHIAKADEAIHEAEYVYLKDVATIFAIPDHDFERIAARHVLRPDDPYLVLKAERGMSDDELKRHYRRLVAENHPDREIARGLPPEAVKIATERVAAINAAWERIAAERNIR, encoded by the coding sequence ATGATTCAGTCGATTTGGGGTAAGCTGGGTGGCGCCGGCATCGGGCTCGCCTTGGGCGGGCCGATCGGGGCCCTCCTGGGTGGCGTGGCCGGCCACGTTCTCATTGACCGCGAGGGCGCTCCTTTCGGGAAGCCGCCGCGCGACGTGCTCTTCACCATGGGGCTCGTGGCGCTCGCCGCCAAGATGGCGAAGGCCGACGGCGTCGTGGTCGACGTCGAGGTCAGGGCCTTCGAGCAGATCGTGGACGTGCCCGAAAGCGAGCACGACAACGTGGAGCGCCTGTTCAACCTCGCGATGCAGACCTCGGACGGGTTCGAGTCCTACGCCCGTCAGATCGGGGACGCGTTCAAGGACGAGCCCGCCCTGCTTGAGGACGTGCTCGACGGCCTGTTCCATATCGCCAAGGCGGACGAGGCGATCCATGAGGCGGAATACGTCTACCTCAAGGATGTGGCGACGATCTTCGCCATCCCGGACCACGATTTCGAACGCATCGCCGCCCGCCACGTCCTGCGCCCGGATGATCCCTATCTCGTCCTCAAGGCCGAGCGGGGCATGAGCGACGATGAGCTGAAGCGCCACTACCGCCGGCTCGTGGCCGAGAACCATCCCGACCGGGAGATCGCCCGCGGCCTGCCGCCGGAAGCCGTCAAGATCGCGACCGAGCGCGTGGCCGCCATCAACGCCGCCTGGGAACGCATCGCCGCCGAGCGGAACATCAGGTGA
- a CDS encoding glycine zipper domain-containing protein, whose product MKKIMTAIAAGALTLSMAACNTPGERAVGGAAVGGLAGAAIGGAATGRGSGALAGAAIGAAGGAIVGAATTPSRPACPYGTYQDVYGNVYCR is encoded by the coding sequence ATGAAGAAGATCATGACAGCCATTGCCGCCGGTGCCCTCACCCTCTCGATGGCAGCCTGCAACACCCCCGGCGAGCGCGCAGTGGGTGGCGCTGCGGTCGGCGGCCTTGCTGGTGCGGCCATTGGCGGTGCAGCCACGGGTCGTGGCAGCGGCGCTCTGGCGGGCGCGGCCATCGGTGCTGCCGGTGGTGCGATCGTTGGAGCGGCAACGACTCCGTCTCGCCCGGCCTGCCCCTACGGCACCTATCAGGACGTCTACGGCAACGTCTACTGCCGCTGA
- a CDS encoding lytic transglycosylase domain-containing protein, whose protein sequence is MLAAEARAEGDHDGAVISPDKAAEFLSAAAAEAAATADEETTDAAEAQKSTRTAKGSDKRKAKEAGAAAKAQDGNGPDIIKALSRMAAAAQPEDETASLPAAPVDATLKLRSSDTARSAALRPLIVRHASEYGLPYELADAVVRLESRYNAGARNGPNMGLTQINVRTAQSLGYQGAAAGLLDAETNLRYGLKYLARAYKLAGGDTCGTILRYQFGHRAQTMTGASRAYCAKVKVITAAAD, encoded by the coding sequence ATGCTGGCCGCCGAAGCTCGGGCCGAAGGAGATCATGATGGCGCTGTCATTTCTCCCGACAAGGCCGCGGAATTCCTGAGCGCGGCCGCCGCCGAGGCGGCAGCCACCGCGGACGAGGAGACAACCGACGCGGCTGAGGCGCAGAAAAGCACCAGGACCGCCAAGGGATCTGACAAGAGGAAGGCGAAGGAAGCCGGCGCTGCCGCAAAGGCCCAGGACGGCAATGGGCCGGACATCATCAAGGCGCTGTCCCGGATGGCCGCGGCCGCTCAGCCGGAGGACGAGACCGCATCCCTCCCCGCAGCGCCCGTGGACGCCACGCTGAAGCTGCGCTCGTCGGATACCGCCCGGAGCGCGGCTCTCCGGCCGCTAATCGTCCGCCACGCGTCCGAATACGGCCTTCCGTATGAACTGGCTGACGCCGTCGTCCGGCTCGAGAGCCGCTACAATGCCGGCGCGCGCAACGGTCCCAATATGGGGCTGACCCAGATCAACGTCCGCACGGCGCAGTCTCTCGGTTATCAGGGGGCGGCTGCGGGCCTGCTCGATGCGGAGACCAACCTCCGGTATGGTTTGAAATATCTCGCCCGAGCCTACAAGCTTGCCGGCGGGGATACCTGCGGCACCATCCTGCGCTATCAGTTCGGACACCGTGCGCAGACCATGACGGGCGCCTCGCGCGCCTATTGCGCCAAGGTGAAGGTGATCACGGCCGCGGCCGACTAG
- the mraZ gene encoding division/cell wall cluster transcriptional repressor MraZ, translating into MNRFVSNFTNKLDSKGRVSIPASFRAVLAKDGFEGLYVHPALDAQALDAGGNVLLNEIDAFLSTLSPYSDERDQLSTALFGTSEILKVDPEGRVILTDTVKVHAGIGDTVTFVGLGHKFQIWEPERFRAHLEEARTKVRDLKKALGSRITEPRSVQNTSPGVRER; encoded by the coding sequence ATGAACCGCTTCGTGTCCAATTTCACCAACAAGTTGGATTCGAAGGGTCGCGTCTCGATCCCAGCATCCTTCCGGGCCGTGTTGGCCAAGGATGGATTCGAGGGGCTCTACGTTCATCCGGCGCTGGACGCGCAGGCCTTGGACGCAGGCGGCAACGTGCTTCTGAACGAGATCGATGCGTTCTTGTCGACGCTGTCGCCCTATTCGGACGAGCGGGATCAGCTGTCGACGGCGTTGTTCGGGACCAGCGAGATTCTGAAGGTCGATCCGGAGGGGCGTGTCATCCTGACGGATACGGTAAAAGTTCATGCCGGGATCGGCGACACGGTGACGTTCGTCGGACTCGGTCACAAGTTCCAGATTTGGGAGCCCGAGCGCTTCCGTGCGCACTTGGAGGAGGCGCGCACGAAGGTCCGAGACCTGAAGAAAGCGTTGGGAAGCCGAATTACGGAGCCAAGGTCAGTGCAGAATACCTCACCAGGAGTACGGGAACGATGA
- the rsmH gene encoding 16S rRNA (cytosine(1402)-N(4))-methyltransferase RsmH has product MMGRGDGPGAGAAGGPSRHVPVLLEEVGAALDAKRGGAFIDGTFGAGGYTRAILDAHPQNKVIAIDRDPDAIAGGASLTAKFKKRLILVPGRFGDLDEIAHAQGFESVDGVVLDIGVSSMQLDQAERGFSFRNEGPLDMRMERNGPSAADLVNESSEAELADIFYHYGEERRARAVARAVIEMRRRQPFETTRQLADLVASLIRQEPGGIHPATRVFQGLRIAVNDELGELVRALHAAERVLKPGGRLVVVTFHSLEDRIVKQFFAARTGRAATGSRHLPTAAAPEPTFEAITRGPVGPGDEELARNPRARSAKLRAGARTDTPPQEPLSAITMLAELPQTAEKRGGRR; this is encoded by the coding sequence ATGATGGGACGCGGCGACGGCCCAGGAGCCGGAGCCGCTGGCGGACCGTCCCGTCACGTTCCTGTGCTCTTGGAGGAGGTTGGCGCAGCGCTCGACGCGAAGCGCGGCGGTGCTTTCATCGACGGCACGTTCGGCGCCGGCGGCTATACCCGGGCCATTCTCGATGCCCATCCCCAGAACAAGGTCATCGCCATCGACCGCGATCCGGATGCGATCGCCGGCGGGGCCTCTCTCACGGCAAAATTCAAGAAGCGCCTGATTCTCGTCCCCGGACGGTTCGGCGACCTCGACGAGATCGCGCACGCGCAGGGTTTCGAGAGCGTCGACGGTGTCGTGCTCGACATCGGCGTGTCGTCCATGCAGCTCGATCAGGCCGAGCGCGGCTTCTCGTTCCGCAACGAGGGTCCGCTCGACATGCGCATGGAGCGGAACGGTCCGAGCGCAGCCGATCTCGTCAACGAATCCAGCGAGGCGGAACTCGCGGACATCTTCTATCATTACGGCGAGGAGCGGCGCGCGCGCGCCGTTGCGCGCGCGGTCATCGAGATGCGGCGACGCCAGCCTTTCGAGACCACGCGTCAGCTGGCGGATCTCGTCGCCTCGCTGATCCGGCAGGAGCCCGGCGGCATTCATCCGGCCACGCGCGTGTTCCAGGGCCTGCGCATCGCGGTCAACGACGAGCTCGGCGAGCTGGTGCGCGCTCTGCACGCGGCCGAGCGTGTTCTCAAGCCCGGCGGACGCCTCGTCGTCGTCACGTTCCATTCGCTCGAAGACCGCATCGTGAAGCAGTTCTTCGCGGCCCGCACCGGGCGCGCAGCCACCGGCTCGCGCCATCTGCCGACGGCCGCCGCGCCCGAGCCGACCTTCGAGGCGATCACCAGAGGTCCCGTCGGGCCGGGTGACGAGGAGCTGGCGCGCAATCCGCGGGCACGCTCGGCCAAGCTGCGGGCCGGCGCGCGCACGGACACGCCGCCGCAGGAGCCATTGAGCGCCATCACCATGTTGGCCGAGTTGCCGCAGACGGCTGAAAAACGGGGAGGGCGCCGATGA
- the ftsL gene encoding cell division protein FtsL has product MIRLLHIIAISALIASAGYAYSIKYDTLFYAEQVAKLKSKAQREREAIAVLQAEWQYLDRPDRLQEAADKHLDLQPLKIQQLARLSDLPNRPSREDEIGRKLEALGLLEPTSTPKDKNSDARTPTTQTPKR; this is encoded by the coding sequence ATGATCCGGCTGCTCCACATCATTGCGATCTCTGCTCTCATCGCATCGGCGGGCTATGCCTATTCGATCAAGTACGACACGCTCTTCTATGCCGAGCAGGTGGCGAAGCTGAAATCGAAGGCGCAGCGCGAACGCGAGGCCATCGCGGTTCTGCAGGCCGAGTGGCAGTATCTCGATCGCCCCGACCGCCTTCAGGAGGCGGCCGACAAGCATCTCGATCTCCAGCCGCTGAAGATCCAGCAGCTCGCGCGTCTATCCGACCTGCCGAACCGGCCTTCCCGCGAGGACGAGATCGGCCGCAAGCTCGAAGCGCTCGGGCTTCTCGAGCCGACATCGACTCCGAAGGACAAGAATTCGGACGCCCGCACTCCGACGACCCAAACCCCGAAACGGTGA
- a CDS encoding peptidoglycan D,D-transpeptidase FtsI family protein, whose protein sequence is MADSAARTDPRSYPSDGAPERVGRAPFSAQSIGRGVLGHARELFRLRHDKSTSRVGLAAACFVGLFSLIGGRLIYLAVTSENTSEVRRAASSEISAARPDIVDRNGEILATDVKMVSVFAEPRNIVDKDEAVELLTAVLPDLDATDLRNKLSTRKGFVWVKREITPRQQAEVHRLGIPGIGFLPENKRVYPNAEAAAHVLGFANVDNVGIAGIEKYIDSMGLQDLNGAGFNISAADLKPIQLSLDLRVQHALRDELAKGMAKFKAKATAGAILDVNTGEIIALVSLPDYDPNNPIDALDKDRINRINVGVFEMGSTFKALTVAMALDSGKYNINSSFDARSGLRYGKFTIGDYHATHRVLTTPEVFVHSSNIGTARMALGIGVEGHKAFLRKMGQLTRLETELPESALPIVPPRWGELNTMTIAFGHGLAVAPLQALAAVGALVNGGVMIKPTFLKRDQEEARKTALQVLKPETSEAMRYVMRLNASVPEGSASAAAIAGFFVGGKTGTAEKVINGRYSKNKNLTTFTAVVPADKPKYVFLTIMDEPQAVEGTYGFSTAGWNAGPVTGNVVERVAPLLGVPPRFEPPQQPFPLMSRLGAWGSNR, encoded by the coding sequence ATGGCCGACTCCGCCGCCAGGACCGATCCGAGAAGCTATCCCTCGGACGGCGCGCCGGAGCGCGTCGGCCGCGCACCCTTCTCGGCACAAAGCATCGGGCGTGGCGTACTCGGCCACGCGCGCGAGTTGTTTCGCCTGCGCCACGACAAGAGCACGTCGCGGGTCGGCCTTGCGGCGGCCTGCTTCGTCGGCCTGTTCAGCCTCATCGGCGGCCGCCTGATCTATCTTGCGGTCACGAGCGAGAACACGAGCGAGGTGCGCCGCGCCGCGTCGTCCGAGATTTCCGCGGCCCGCCCCGACATCGTCGATCGCAACGGCGAGATCCTCGCCACCGACGTGAAGATGGTCTCCGTCTTCGCCGAGCCGCGCAACATCGTCGACAAGGACGAGGCGGTCGAACTGCTCACCGCCGTGCTGCCCGACCTCGACGCCACGGACCTGCGCAACAAGCTCAGCACCCGGAAGGGATTCGTCTGGGTCAAGCGCGAGATCACGCCGCGCCAGCAGGCGGAGGTGCATCGTCTCGGCATTCCGGGCATCGGCTTCCTGCCGGAGAACAAGCGCGTCTACCCGAACGCGGAGGCCGCCGCGCACGTGCTCGGCTTCGCCAACGTGGACAACGTGGGCATCGCCGGGATTGAGAAATACATCGACAGCATGGGCCTGCAGGACCTCAACGGCGCCGGATTCAATATTTCGGCCGCCGACCTCAAGCCCATCCAGCTCTCCCTGGACCTGCGCGTGCAGCATGCGCTTCGCGACGAGCTCGCCAAAGGCATGGCGAAGTTCAAGGCCAAGGCGACCGCCGGCGCGATCCTGGACGTCAACACGGGCGAGATCATCGCCCTCGTGTCCCTGCCGGACTATGATCCCAACAACCCGATCGATGCGCTCGACAAGGACCGGATCAACCGCATCAATGTCGGCGTGTTCGAGATGGGCTCGACCTTCAAGGCCCTGACCGTCGCGATGGCGCTCGATTCCGGCAAGTACAACATCAACTCGAGCTTCGATGCGCGCTCGGGTCTGCGCTACGGCAAGTTCACCATCGGCGATTACCACGCGACGCACCGGGTGCTGACCACACCGGAGGTGTTCGTCCACTCCTCCAACATCGGCACCGCCCGCATGGCGCTCGGCATCGGCGTGGAGGGTCACAAGGCGTTCCTGCGCAAGATGGGGCAGCTCACCCGTCTCGAGACGGAGCTGCCGGAAAGCGCCCTGCCGATCGTTCCGCCCCGCTGGGGCGAGCTCAACACCATGACCATCGCTTTCGGCCACGGCCTCGCGGTCGCGCCGCTCCAGGCGCTCGCGGCGGTGGGCGCGCTGGTCAATGGCGGCGTGATGATCAAGCCCACCTTCCTGAAGCGCGATCAGGAGGAGGCGCGCAAGACCGCCCTTCAGGTGCTCAAGCCCGAGACGAGCGAGGCCATGCGCTATGTGATGCGCCTGAACGCCTCCGTGCCGGAAGGCTCGGCGAGCGCGGCCGCCATCGCGGGCTTCTTCGTGGGCGGCAAGACCGGCACGGCCGAGAAGGTGATCAACGGCCGCTATTCCAAGAACAAGAACCTCACCACCTTCACGGCGGTGGTTCCGGCCGACAAGCCGAAATACGTGTTCCTCACCATCATGGACGAGCCGCAGGCCGTGGAAGGCACCTACGGGTTCTCGACCGCTGGCTGGAACGCCGGCCCCGTGACCGGAAACGTAGTCGAGCGCGTGGCCCCGCTGCTCGGCGTGCCGCCGCGCTTCGAGCCGCCGCAGCAGCCGTTCCCGCTCATGTCGCGCCTTGGCGCCTGGGGCAGCAACCGATGA
- a CDS encoding UDP-N-acetylmuramoyl-L-alanyl-D-glutamate--2,6-diaminopimelate ligase produces the protein MSARTMHLGDLLDLAQGHDHAPLAVSKIASDSRKVEPGTLFFAVPGTKVDGMSFVPQALAAGAVAIVGEAARPSDLPAPVAYVQVGDVRRALALAAARFHPRQPEKVVAVTGTSGKSSVADFTRQLFAHLGYKSASVGTLGIITSDGAAYGSLTTPDPISLHESFDRLAKDGVTRLAMEASSHGIDQRRLDGVRLQAAGFTNLGRDHLDYHATTEAYAAAKMRLFDTLLPDDAPAIVNADGPYADVFLNGIRERGLEILTTGRAGETLRLVEARADGFTQALTVEAYGKTIRTVLPLLGAFQVENALVAAGLVLAVEGEGRVEDVFEGFGSLKGVSGRLEQVGEVDGAICIVDYAHKPDALAHVLDALRPFVKGRLVCIVGCGGDRDKGKRPLMGRIASDKADVVIVTDDNPRSEDPAAIRAEVLQGAPGAREIGDRAVAIRTAVTELREGDILVVAGKGHETGQIIGDRTLPFSDHDEVRAAIAERQG, from the coding sequence ATGAGCGCACGCACCATGCATCTCGGCGACCTTCTCGATCTCGCACAGGGGCATGACCATGCCCCTCTCGCCGTCTCGAAGATCGCCTCGGATAGCCGCAAGGTCGAGCCCGGCACCCTGTTCTTCGCCGTGCCTGGCACGAAGGTCGACGGCATGAGCTTCGTGCCGCAGGCCCTAGCAGCCGGCGCCGTCGCCATTGTGGGCGAGGCCGCGCGTCCGTCCGATCTGCCGGCCCCGGTGGCCTATGTCCAGGTCGGCGACGTGCGGCGCGCCCTGGCGCTCGCGGCGGCGCGGTTCCATCCGCGGCAGCCCGAGAAGGTCGTAGCCGTCACGGGCACGAGCGGCAAGAGCTCGGTGGCCGACTTCACGCGCCAGCTCTTCGCGCATCTGGGATACAAGTCCGCGAGCGTCGGAACGCTCGGCATCATCACGTCCGATGGCGCGGCCTATGGGTCGCTCACGACGCCGGATCCGATCTCGCTGCACGAGAGCTTCGACCGCCTGGCGAAGGACGGCGTCACGCGGCTTGCCATGGAAGCCTCCTCGCACGGCATCGACCAGCGGCGCCTCGACGGGGTGCGCCTGCAGGCGGCGGGCTTCACCAATCTCGGGCGCGATCATCTCGACTATCACGCCACCACCGAAGCTTATGCCGCGGCGAAGATGCGCCTGTTCGACACGCTTCTGCCCGACGATGCGCCGGCGATCGTCAATGCGGACGGTCCCTATGCGGACGTGTTCCTGAACGGGATCCGCGAGCGCGGCCTCGAGATCCTCACCACGGGCCGTGCGGGCGAGACCCTTCGCCTCGTCGAAGCGCGCGCCGACGGCTTCACGCAGGCTCTCACCGTCGAGGCCTACGGGAAGACGATCCGAACGGTCCTGCCGCTCCTCGGCGCCTTCCAGGTCGAGAACGCGCTCGTCGCGGCGGGCCTGGTGCTCGCGGTGGAAGGCGAGGGCCGGGTAGAGGACGTGTTCGAGGGATTCGGATCCCTCAAGGGCGTGTCCGGCCGCCTCGAGCAGGTGGGCGAGGTCGACGGCGCCATCTGCATCGTCGATTACGCGCACAAGCCCGATGCGCTCGCCCATGTGCTCGATGCCCTGCGCCCCTTCGTGAAGGGACGCCTCGTGTGCATCGTCGGCTGCGGCGGCGACAGGGACAAGGGAAAACGTCCGCTCATGGGACGCATCGCCTCCGACAAGGCGGATGTGGTCATCGTGACGGACGATAATCCTCGCTCGGAGGATCCGGCGGCGATCCGCGCCGAGGTGCTGCAGGGCGCGCCCGGCGCCCGCGAGATCGGCGACCGCGCCGTGGCGATCCGCACGGCCGTGACCGAGCTCCGGGAAGGCGATATTCTGGTCGTGGCGGGCAAAGGTCATGAAACGGGCCAAATCATCGGCGACCGGACCCTGCCGTTCTCGGACCACGACGAGGTCCGGGCGGCCATTGCGGAGAGGCAGGGATGA
- a CDS encoding UDP-N-acetylmuramoylalanyl-D-glutamyl-2,6-diaminopimelate--D-alanyl-D-alanine ligase has translation MNSPLWTSDEIAAATGARIGAGFAQGTGASIDTRTLEPGDLYFAIKGDVHDGHDFVAAALEKGASAAVVSEEKAPGFAGSDRLVVVPDVLEAMRRMGRAARARTDAKIVAITGSVGKTGTKEAMRLALSRQGATHASVASYNNHWGVPLTLARMPRETDFGVFEIGMNHAHEILPLTGMVRPHVAVITTVEPVHIEFFPSLWGIADAKGEIFSGIEPGGTAVINRDNAYFERMRAHANASAAGRVVTFGEHEAADIRAQRIIVKPDHSIVDATVFGQPLTYRIGTAGRHIALNSLSVLAATHALGADLALTALSFAEMKPPVGRGERTMLAIGDSEALLIDESYNANPASMRAALANLGAVELGRGARRIAVLGDMKELGETGPRLHAELAEAVEANRIDLLFAAGPLMQNLVDALPKARVAAHVQTSVELVDAVVAAVRPGDAVTVKGSLSMKMALIVKALKERYGASPTGHALKG, from the coding sequence ATGAATTCGCCCCTATGGACATCGGACGAGATCGCGGCCGCCACCGGGGCCCGCATCGGCGCGGGCTTTGCGCAAGGTACGGGTGCGTCCATCGACACGCGCACCCTCGAGCCTGGCGATCTCTACTTCGCCATCAAGGGCGACGTGCATGATGGGCATGATTTCGTTGCGGCGGCGCTCGAGAAGGGCGCATCGGCGGCCGTCGTGTCCGAGGAAAAGGCTCCTGGCTTTGCAGGCTCGGACAGGCTCGTCGTCGTGCCGGACGTGCTCGAGGCCATGCGCCGGATGGGCCGCGCGGCCCGGGCGCGCACGGACGCGAAGATCGTCGCCATCACCGGATCCGTCGGCAAGACCGGCACCAAGGAGGCGATGCGCCTCGCGCTCTCCCGCCAGGGCGCGACCCATGCGTCGGTCGCCTCCTACAACAACCATTGGGGCGTGCCGCTGACCCTCGCGCGCATGCCGCGCGAGACCGATTTCGGCGTGTTCGAGATCGGCATGAATCATGCCCACGAGATCCTGCCGCTCACCGGCATGGTCCGTCCGCACGTCGCGGTGATCACCACGGTCGAACCCGTGCATATCGAGTTCTTCCCGTCGCTCTGGGGCATCGCGGACGCGAAGGGCGAGATTTTCTCAGGGATAGAGCCCGGCGGAACCGCGGTGATCAACCGCGACAACGCCTATTTCGAGCGTATGCGCGCCCATGCGAACGCGTCCGCGGCCGGCCGCGTCGTCACCTTCGGCGAGCACGAGGCGGCCGACATCCGCGCCCAGCGTATCATCGTCAAGCCCGACCACTCCATCGTGGACGCCACGGTGTTCGGCCAGCCTCTGACCTACAGGATCGGCACGGCGGGCCGGCATATCGCGCTCAATTCCCTGAGCGTTCTCGCCGCCACCCATGCGCTCGGCGCGGATCTGGCCCTGACGGCGCTCTCCTTCGCCGAGATGAAGCCGCCCGTGGGCCGCGGAGAGCGGACGATGCTCGCCATCGGCGACAGCGAGGCCCTGCTGATCGACGAGAGCTACAACGCCAACCCGGCCTCCATGCGCGCGGCGCTCGCCAATCTCGGCGCCGTCGAGCTCGGGCGCGGGGCGCGGCGCATCGCCGTTCTGGGCGACATGAAGGAGCTGGGCGAGACGGGTCCGCGCCTGCATGCGGAGCTGGCGGAGGCCGTCGAGGCGAACAGGATCGACCTGCTGTTCGCGGCCGGGCCCCTGATGCAGAACCTCGTGGACGCCCTGCCGAAGGCCAGGGTCGCGGCCCACGTGCAGACCTCCGTCGAGCTGGTCGACGCGGTCGTGGCGGCCGTGCGTCCCGGCGATGCCGTGACGGTCAAGGGTTCGCTCAGCATGAAGATGGCCCTCATCGTCAAGGCCCTGAAAGAACGCTACGGCGCGAGCCCGACGGGCCACGCGCTGAAAGGATGA
- the mraY gene encoding phospho-N-acetylmuramoyl-pentapeptide-transferase, whose product MLTWLAELSPYFSPLNIFRYITFRTGGATATALLIVFLFGPWMISLLRLRQGKGQPIREDGPQSHLLTKRGTPTMGGLMILAGVLISTLLWANLENHYVWVVLFVTVGFGAIGFYDDYLKVTKQSHKGFSGRSRLAIEALIAAVACIAISYMATPGLANKLALPFSKDLIFNLGWFYIVFAGFVIVGAGNAVNITDGLDGLAIVPVMIAAGTFGFIAYLAGNAVFSNYLQIHFVPGTGELAVICGALIGAGIGFLWFNAPPAQIFMGDTGSLALGGLLGTVAVAAKHEIVLAIVGGLFVLEIMSVIIQVASFKLTGKRVFKMAPIHHHFEQMGWTEPQVVIRFWIIAVVLALVGLATLKLR is encoded by the coding sequence ATGTTAACCTGGTTGGCTGAGCTCAGCCCCTATTTCAGCCCCCTCAATATCTTCCGCTACATCACGTTCCGCACCGGCGGCGCGACGGCGACCGCCTTGCTGATCGTCTTCCTGTTCGGACCGTGGATGATCTCGCTTCTGCGCCTGCGCCAGGGCAAGGGACAGCCGATCCGCGAGGACGGACCGCAATCGCACCTTCTGACCAAGCGCGGCACGCCCACCATGGGCGGCCTGATGATCCTGGCCGGCGTGCTGATCTCGACCCTGCTCTGGGCCAACCTCGAGAACCACTATGTATGGGTCGTGCTGTTCGTCACGGTGGGCTTCGGCGCCATCGGGTTCTACGACGATTACCTGAAGGTCACGAAGCAGTCGCACAAGGGCTTTTCCGGTCGGTCGCGCCTCGCCATTGAGGCTCTGATCGCGGCCGTCGCGTGCATCGCGATCTCCTACATGGCGACGCCCGGCCTCGCCAACAAGCTGGCGCTGCCGTTCTCGAAGGATCTGATCTTCAATCTCGGCTGGTTTTACATCGTGTTCGCCGGCTTCGTGATCGTCGGCGCCGGCAATGCGGTCAACATCACCGACGGGCTCGACGGCCTCGCCATCGTGCCGGTGATGATCGCGGCCGGCACCTTCGGCTTCATCGCCTATCTTGCCGGTAACGCCGTCTTCTCCAATTATCTGCAGATCCATTTCGTGCCCGGCACCGGTGAGCTCGCGGTGATTTGCGGAGCCTTGATCGGCGCCGGCATCGGCTTCCTCTGGTTCAACGCGCCTCCGGCCCAGATCTTCATGGGCGACACGGGTTCGCTGGCGCTCGGCGGCCTTCTCGGCACGGTTGCCGTGGCAGCCAAGCACGAAATCGTGCTTGCCATCGTGGGCGGCCTCTTCGTTCTGGAGATCATGTCCGTGATCATCCAGGTTGCCTCGTTCAAGCTCACCGGCAAGCGCGTGTTCAAGATGGCGCCGATCCACCACCATTTCGAGCAGATGGGCTGGACCGAGCCGCAGGTGGTGATCCGGTTCTGGATCATCGCCGTCGTGCTGGCCCTGGTCGGCCTCGCCACCCTCAAGCTGCGGTAA